From the Sinorhizobium garamanticum genome, one window contains:
- a CDS encoding glycosyltransferase family 4 protein produces the protein MKIAFYAPLKSPDHPVPSGDRQMARLLIDALRLGGHDIGIASQLRSFSREASDEQLSSLRTEADLEVRRLRRLWRAEGSPDAWFCYHPYYKAPDLIGPRISAEFSIPYITAESSYSYRRNVGARKPAQDEVAAGARHAAVNICFTQRDREGLEEAIPGVRYAMLAPFIDVAPFHEPRQAEVDVCRLLAVAMMRPGDKMDSYRMLARALVLVVDLPWIMSIVGDGPARAEVQEVFSALPPERLDWLGEREPEAIAGILARGDVYVWPGCGEAYGLSYLEAQAAGLPVVAQRTAGVPEVVRDEQTGLLTKAGDIDLFAAAIRRLISDRLLRAEFGANARRFVVEQRSLQAAATRLGEIFKDFVEKAA, from the coding sequence ATGAAGATCGCCTTTTACGCGCCTTTGAAATCGCCCGATCATCCCGTCCCCTCCGGCGACAGGCAGATGGCGCGCCTGCTGATCGATGCGCTTCGGCTGGGCGGCCATGACATCGGCATCGCGTCGCAACTGCGCAGCTTTTCACGCGAGGCGTCCGACGAACAACTTTCGTCGCTTAGAACCGAAGCCGATCTGGAGGTTCGCCGTCTTCGGCGCCTCTGGCGCGCCGAGGGATCGCCCGACGCATGGTTCTGCTACCATCCTTACTACAAGGCGCCGGACCTCATCGGCCCCCGCATTTCGGCTGAATTTTCCATTCCCTACATTACCGCCGAAAGTTCCTACTCGTACCGCCGCAACGTTGGCGCCAGGAAGCCAGCCCAGGATGAAGTTGCGGCTGGCGCCAGGCATGCTGCCGTCAACATCTGCTTTACGCAACGCGACCGCGAAGGCTTGGAAGAGGCCATACCGGGCGTCCGCTATGCCATGCTTGCACCGTTTATAGACGTGGCGCCGTTCCACGAGCCGCGACAAGCCGAGGTCGACGTGTGCCGGCTGCTGGCAGTGGCGATGATGCGGCCGGGTGACAAGATGGATAGCTATCGGATGCTCGCCAGGGCTCTGGTGCTCGTGGTCGACCTGCCCTGGATAATGTCCATCGTCGGCGACGGCCCCGCCCGGGCGGAAGTGCAGGAAGTTTTCTCCGCGCTTCCACCCGAGAGGCTGGATTGGCTCGGCGAGAGAGAGCCCGAGGCGATTGCCGGGATTCTCGCGCGGGGCGACGTCTATGTCTGGCCGGGCTGCGGCGAGGCCTATGGCCTCTCCTATCTGGAGGCGCAGGCGGCCGGCCTGCCGGTCGTCGCGCAACGAACGGCCGGCGTTCCGGAAGTGGTCAGGGATGAGCAAACGGGCTTGCTGACGAAGGCGGGCGATATCGACCTGTTCGCCGCCGCGATCCGGCGGCTGATCAGCGACAGGCTCCTTCGCGCCGAGTTCGGGGCAAACGCGCGCCGGTTCGTTGTCGAGCAACGGTCGTTGCAGGCGGCAGCAACGCGGCTCGGCGAGATTTTCAAGGACTTTGTGGAGAAGGCGGCATAA
- a CDS encoding polysaccharide biosynthesis/export family protein, which translates to MFAVIVQPRLEAAEYRLAIGDVLTFDFLDDAELPVTATISNDGEAPFPLIGAVDVVGLTVTEAMQKLKDEYRQREILVDPKLSLNIASFRPIFVLGEVKTPGSFPYYSGLTVEQAIGLAGGMQVITSNPSDRIIARARLRAEIEGADAEIIHEGIYAARLVAQLKSKPKVDLNDVPEVARDYIKDASVAGVIELQEKILTADLAARKSQLQILSDGIVQAEGGVEILNELVVQQKEVVSNNEKDLERISSLRKRELNTESDLSRAKNNALAEKAQLLQTFATLARSRQELSEMKLQLSKLSADREKEVLTLLQEREIAIKKLIAERQSAEEQMLLMAAVEADASKQKKISYAYEIRRIPVAGTPTSIKASTLTEMLPGDVLVVAIAGI; encoded by the coding sequence ATGTTCGCGGTAATCGTCCAGCCGCGCCTGGAGGCGGCAGAGTACCGGCTTGCCATCGGCGATGTGCTGACTTTCGACTTTCTCGATGACGCCGAACTGCCGGTCACCGCCACGATTTCCAACGATGGCGAGGCACCGTTCCCGCTGATCGGCGCCGTCGACGTGGTCGGCCTCACGGTGACGGAGGCCATGCAAAAGCTGAAAGACGAATACCGTCAACGCGAGATACTGGTCGACCCGAAGCTGTCGTTGAACATCGCGAGTTTCAGGCCGATCTTTGTGCTCGGGGAGGTGAAAACGCCTGGTTCATTTCCCTACTACAGCGGCTTGACCGTCGAGCAAGCCATCGGTTTGGCGGGCGGCATGCAGGTCATCACTTCGAACCCGTCGGATCGGATCATAGCGCGCGCGCGCCTTCGCGCAGAGATCGAGGGTGCCGACGCAGAGATCATCCATGAGGGCATCTATGCGGCCCGGCTCGTGGCTCAACTGAAATCCAAGCCCAAGGTCGACCTGAACGATGTGCCCGAAGTCGCTCGAGATTATATCAAGGACGCTTCGGTGGCAGGCGTTATCGAGCTTCAGGAGAAAATTCTGACGGCGGACCTGGCCGCCAGAAAGTCTCAACTTCAGATCCTGTCGGATGGAATCGTGCAGGCCGAAGGCGGTGTCGAGATTCTGAACGAACTCGTGGTGCAGCAGAAGGAGGTTGTCTCGAACAACGAGAAGGATCTGGAACGCATCAGCTCCCTGCGCAAGCGAGAACTGAACACGGAAAGCGATCTTTCTCGCGCAAAGAACAATGCCCTCGCGGAGAAGGCGCAGCTTCTTCAGACGTTTGCAACGCTTGCGCGGTCGCGCCAGGAGTTGAGCGAGATGAAGCTGCAACTGTCGAAACTCAGCGCCGACAGGGAGAAGGAAGTCCTGACCCTGCTGCAAGAGCGCGAAATTGCCATCAAGAAACTCATTGCAGAACGGCAGTCGGCAGAAGAGCAAATGCTGCTCATGGCTGCCGTGGAGGCCGATGCGTCGAAACAAAAAAAGATTTCATATGCATATGAGATACGACGCATTCCGGTGGCAGGAACGCCGACCAGCATAAAGGCGTCGACTTTGACCGAAATGCTGCCTGGCGACGTCCTCGTCGTCGCCATTGCCGGAATTTAG
- a CDS encoding PIG-L deacetylase family protein: protein MQGLRLAFGRTLVIAPHPDDEVLGAGGTIARLAAEGEDVFVAIVTEGKPPAFAADAVARVQAEARTAHAVLGVKDTFWLGLPAAGLSETPHTSLNGTLSELVRRLAPQTVLVPFVGDMHIDHQLTFASSLVACRPHQAEFPTRILAYETLSETNWNAPYLSPTFVPNVFIDIAAHIETKLEAMQAFASQLRQPPHERSLTALRALATLRGATILRQAAEAFVLVRHVA, encoded by the coding sequence ATGCAGGGGCTAAGATTGGCGTTTGGGAGGACGCTCGTGATCGCGCCACATCCGGACGATGAGGTGCTCGGTGCCGGCGGGACGATCGCAAGGCTTGCCGCGGAAGGCGAGGATGTGTTTGTTGCGATTGTCACCGAGGGCAAGCCGCCGGCATTTGCGGCCGATGCGGTGGCCAGGGTCCAGGCAGAGGCAAGGACGGCTCACGCTGTTCTCGGCGTCAAGGATACGTTCTGGCTTGGACTTCCGGCGGCCGGGCTGTCGGAAACGCCGCATACCAGCTTGAACGGCACGCTTTCCGAACTCGTGCGCCGCCTCGCGCCCCAGACGGTTCTCGTGCCGTTCGTGGGCGACATGCATATCGACCACCAGCTCACCTTCGCCTCTTCGCTGGTGGCCTGCAGGCCGCATCAGGCCGAGTTTCCCACGCGCATTCTCGCCTATGAGACCCTGTCCGAGACGAATTGGAACGCCCCCTACCTGTCGCCGACCTTCGTACCGAATGTCTTCATCGATATCGCCGCGCATATCGAAACGAAACTGGAGGCGATGCAGGCCTTTGCTTCTCAGTTGCGTCAACCGCCGCATGAGCGATCGCTGACCGCATTGCGGGCGCTCGCCACCCTGCGCGGCGCGACGATCCTGCGGCAGGCGGCGGAGGCATTCGTTTTGGTCCGCCACGTCGCTTGA
- a CDS encoding GumC family protein — translation MMLTFDRDFEVREEARRLANLGGAGQREASIQSLHDVLDLLRRYARLIACVVVFGTLLATIVTYSLDKVYTASSTLVFDRNDTRPYESVLELQKLERDKSAMDTEMDLVRSREFLGFVVDDLNLQEDPYFNPRLAEKQAASESTWTSLKALFGATPDTIGSRGREDRRSNVVAGGRSRDRAITRLQASVAADRRGDSLAMTISVHHEFPARAAEVANGVASNYVAWTSRLKEAAAQNTVSYLRLQASGLATSIAKKEREMAEFAARSDLAFDPRDDVLRARTEQLNTQFTVARVDEAGAWAKFNEAKQLLASMGIDSAGKVLASELLTTLRNEEGRLLRERAQLTAKFGRNHPLVVESDAQIVSNRRLINDEAGRILRELENDAKVATIRVKKFREEVSELQKEMQVRNLDEIRRRELERDLLSEQKRYDEVVLRLGSFDPEQEEVKATARIASFAEIPRAPSFPRPALMIPIAAVASLLLAVVAMFIMDGLDTRIRTTRKVESIIKRPNIISIPDVEGILEPGQTPYQHMLASPHSPFARSMRSLCLAWRALEFGADVKVVMFFSAGAAEGKTTCALGMAATATLSGLRAVILDIDPKPNGAAGMLGITNRSPTLGMYLDGTTDLESIISVAPEYPFLRVINSRLGLHDHERLFQELRRRFDLVIIDPPAIAHDDDSVWLSSQVDAVLVMVAAGRTQETELLESVERLNIGRAPVVGSILNFAGRRRAGLKTWRPQSLKSLWPQIRGKFRHLPAGGLPALKRRDRARV, via the coding sequence ATGATGCTTACTTTTGATCGGGATTTCGAAGTTCGCGAAGAAGCCAGGAGGCTTGCAAACCTGGGCGGCGCGGGCCAACGAGAGGCATCTATTCAGAGCCTCCATGACGTTTTGGATCTCTTGCGGCGCTACGCCAGGCTGATCGCTTGTGTGGTCGTCTTCGGCACGCTGCTTGCTACTATAGTTACCTATTCGCTCGACAAGGTTTATACGGCGTCGTCGACGCTGGTGTTCGACCGCAACGACACGCGTCCTTACGAGTCGGTGCTCGAGTTGCAGAAACTCGAGCGTGACAAATCCGCGATGGATACGGAGATGGATCTGGTCAGATCGCGCGAATTTCTAGGATTTGTCGTCGACGATCTGAACCTTCAAGAAGACCCTTATTTCAACCCGCGTCTCGCTGAAAAACAGGCTGCCTCCGAATCGACCTGGACCTCTCTGAAGGCACTCTTCGGAGCCACTCCCGATACCATCGGTTCGCGTGGTCGAGAGGACCGGCGGTCAAATGTCGTTGCTGGAGGACGGTCGAGAGACCGTGCGATTACGAGGCTGCAGGCTTCCGTCGCCGCTGACCGCAGGGGCGACAGCCTGGCGATGACCATCTCCGTCCATCACGAGTTCCCGGCCCGGGCGGCCGAGGTCGCCAACGGCGTAGCGTCAAATTACGTGGCCTGGACATCGCGTCTGAAGGAGGCCGCAGCACAAAACACCGTGAGTTACCTGCGCCTGCAAGCCAGCGGCCTGGCGACATCGATCGCGAAAAAAGAGCGCGAGATGGCGGAATTTGCCGCCAGGAGCGATCTGGCATTCGATCCACGGGACGATGTGCTGCGTGCCCGTACCGAGCAGCTGAATACCCAGTTTACCGTCGCGCGCGTCGATGAGGCGGGCGCATGGGCAAAATTTAACGAAGCCAAGCAGCTGCTCGCTTCGATGGGTATCGATTCTGCCGGAAAGGTCCTGGCCTCGGAATTGCTCACTACCCTGAGAAACGAAGAGGGCCGCCTTCTGCGCGAAAGGGCGCAGCTCACCGCGAAGTTCGGGCGAAACCACCCCCTCGTCGTGGAATCGGACGCGCAGATCGTCTCCAACCGTCGTCTGATCAATGATGAGGCGGGGCGAATTCTGCGGGAGCTGGAGAATGACGCCAAGGTTGCGACCATAAGGGTGAAGAAGTTCCGGGAGGAGGTCAGCGAACTGCAAAAGGAGATGCAGGTCCGCAATCTTGATGAAATTCGCCGTCGTGAGTTGGAGCGAGACTTGCTCTCGGAACAAAAGCGCTATGACGAGGTGGTGCTGCGGCTGGGCTCCTTCGATCCAGAGCAGGAGGAGGTCAAGGCCACGGCGCGGATCGCCTCTTTTGCAGAAATTCCGCGCGCGCCGTCCTTTCCGCGGCCCGCACTCATGATTCCGATCGCCGCGGTGGCTTCTCTCCTGTTGGCCGTCGTCGCGATGTTCATCATGGATGGGCTGGACACGCGCATTCGCACGACGCGAAAGGTGGAGAGCATCATCAAACGCCCGAACATCATCTCGATCCCGGATGTGGAAGGGATTCTGGAGCCGGGACAGACCCCGTATCAGCATATGCTCGCCAGTCCCCATTCGCCTTTCGCGCGCTCCATGCGTTCCCTGTGCTTGGCCTGGCGCGCGCTGGAGTTTGGCGCTGACGTGAAGGTCGTCATGTTCTTTTCCGCCGGCGCGGCCGAGGGCAAGACGACCTGCGCCCTTGGAATGGCGGCAACGGCCACTCTCAGCGGTCTGAGGGCCGTCATTCTCGATATCGATCCCAAGCCGAACGGCGCGGCTGGCATGCTCGGCATCACCAACAGAAGTCCAACGCTCGGCATGTATCTGGACGGTACGACCGACCTCGAGTCCATCATAAGCGTCGCGCCTGAATATCCGTTCTTGCGTGTCATCAACTCACGCCTCGGCCTGCATGACCATGAACGGCTTTTCCAGGAACTGCGCCGCCGCTTCGACCTTGTCATAATCGATCCGCCGGCGATCGCACACGACGACGATTCCGTGTGGCTGTCATCCCAGGTGGACGCGGTTCTGGTGATGGTCGCTGCCGGAAGGACGCAGGAGACCGAACTGCTTGAATCGGTCGAGCGTCTGAACATTGGTCGCGCGCCCGTCGTAGGCAGCATCTTGAACTTCGCCGGACGCCGCCGTGCAGGCCTGAAAACCTGGCGGCCCCAATCCTTGAAGTCCCTGTGGCCACAAATTCGCGGCAAGTTCCGGCATCTGCCTGCGGGTGGCCTGCCGGCCCTCAAGAGGCGAGATCGCGCAAGGGTGTGA
- a CDS encoding O-antigen ligase family protein, which produces MPAKSKRDVWQHIELLTVGAAIFFSPVNVLRLNQFYFTLSDALFSLALILGLINGRIPLRPLGRVSTVVWLSGLCCIAFGLIVSSLVSPDPIRGLVVPGQYIFAYFIVLLIVAGRPLDETIKLAKFYILSVFLMCVHAIYLIHWDGQKNTTFVSGSGRFTGFVERENECAALIALAVPILLLVASTGKLRKIYVVIAVPVMGYGIMLTGSNSGLACLAYGLIIFLLVTASWKRLLAGAGVALAAAAVMADAGRAYLPAIFQKRVLGALESGDLSQAGTFDHRLELIHEAMGLVESNFWVGLGADQYMVVSYIGRPVHNVYLLMWNEGGIVAVSGFLIMLLAGLGPVARAFKLPGGLPFAACGFVCVSMFLLAVNAFTHVYGRFWSVPIILSVALAQAFCHNWHRQFSQPRVFGPERR; this is translated from the coding sequence GTGCCGGCCAAATCCAAGAGAGACGTCTGGCAGCACATCGAACTCCTGACTGTGGGTGCCGCGATCTTCTTCTCGCCCGTCAATGTCTTGCGCCTCAATCAGTTCTACTTCACGCTTAGCGATGCATTGTTCAGCCTGGCGTTGATCCTCGGCCTGATCAACGGACGCATCCCATTGCGACCGCTCGGGCGCGTCAGTACCGTCGTCTGGTTGTCGGGGCTTTGCTGTATCGCGTTCGGTCTCATTGTCAGCAGCCTCGTCAGCCCAGATCCGATAAGAGGCCTGGTCGTTCCGGGTCAGTACATATTTGCGTATTTCATCGTCCTCCTTATCGTTGCCGGGCGCCCCTTGGATGAAACGATCAAGCTGGCGAAATTTTATATTCTCTCCGTGTTTCTGATGTGCGTCCATGCGATCTATCTCATCCACTGGGATGGGCAGAAGAACACGACCTTCGTCAGCGGCAGCGGCCGATTTACGGGTTTTGTCGAACGAGAAAACGAATGCGCGGCACTGATTGCTTTGGCTGTGCCGATATTGCTGCTCGTCGCCTCGACGGGAAAACTGAGGAAGATCTACGTCGTCATCGCGGTCCCGGTCATGGGCTACGGCATCATGTTGACCGGGTCCAACAGCGGCCTTGCCTGCCTCGCCTATGGACTGATTATCTTTCTGTTGGTTACGGCCAGTTGGAAGCGCCTGTTGGCCGGCGCCGGCGTCGCCCTTGCGGCAGCGGCGGTCATGGCAGACGCGGGTCGCGCATATCTGCCTGCAATCTTTCAGAAACGGGTGCTCGGCGCGCTGGAATCGGGCGACTTGAGCCAGGCAGGGACCTTCGACCACCGTCTTGAGCTTATTCACGAAGCCATGGGTCTGGTCGAGTCCAATTTCTGGGTCGGACTCGGCGCCGATCAATACATGGTCGTCAGCTACATCGGACGGCCGGTGCACAACGTGTATCTGCTCATGTGGAACGAAGGGGGGATCGTGGCCGTGAGCGGCTTTCTGATCATGCTCCTTGCGGGGCTCGGACCGGTTGCTCGAGCGTTCAAATTGCCGGGAGGGCTTCCCTTCGCAGCCTGCGGCTTCGTCTGCGTGAGCATGTTCCTGTTGGCGGTCAATGCGTTCACACACGTCTATGGCAGGTTCTGGTCCGTACCGATCATCCTCTCGGTCGCATTGGCGCAGGCCTTCTGCCATAACTGGCATCGCCAGTTCTCACAGCCACGCGTTTTCGGGCCGGAGCGTAGATAA
- a CDS encoding mechanosensitive ion channel family protein: MLAASSHCRKGVVLAFVVLFLQLIFAVIGPLAAQEPMAAPPAKVQQLIELLDDPEVRQWLASKQTAAPAAPAPPTGLASQLVAKIKQHLGGMRDAVPRMAPEWRAAKDRIASDMQSQGTMPILRGFAFILLGGYGAELLLRYFLRRSADRSAADYGWGLSAFMNIAPLVAFAIGGIAVFVLSGWPYRLEAAIAPLLIAWIVARLLIAVVSAVFKPTAELAVTPQAGEHATLAPDDAKFWFNRSVLFICAFAVVWAVGDLMQALSFPVDVHDLVTAVLGLVILGLAIDTVLRRPDQSVTAARRMLRNAMIIAFLVLLWLLWVAGMKVLFWIGIYVLGLPPLLRFTSATTRTMLDTSATDGIRVLRHVVIERGARLVIIGLAAAWLAVVFRFNGSSMMQDDAFNRIFRGVLAGIVILLAADLIWQLAKELINQRLKQASVDVADPAQLARDMRLRTLLPILRNFLAAFIAIVAVLMVLSGLGIAIGPLIAGAGVFGVAIGFGSQTLVKDIISGIFYMMDDAFRVGEYIQSGSYMGTVESFSIRSVKLRHHRGPVFTVPFGSLGAVQNMSRDWVIDKFKINVSYDTDVAKVKKVVKGVGAALLEDPELQPMIIETVKMKGVEQFGDYGVTLSFAMKTKPGHQTQVRRRAQALIKDAFKANGISFASPTVQVAGDEAQSTTAAAAATHDAIAKKKAALAQAEGAPTE, encoded by the coding sequence ATGCTTGCAGCTTCAAGTCATTGCAGGAAAGGCGTGGTTCTCGCCTTCGTTGTCCTGTTTCTCCAGCTGATTTTTGCGGTCATCGGCCCGCTGGCCGCACAGGAACCGATGGCCGCGCCGCCGGCCAAGGTGCAGCAACTGATCGAGTTGCTCGACGATCCAGAGGTTCGCCAATGGCTGGCGTCCAAGCAGACGGCTGCGCCGGCGGCACCAGCGCCGCCGACCGGCCTAGCGTCGCAATTGGTTGCGAAAATAAAGCAGCACCTTGGTGGCATGCGGGACGCGGTTCCACGGATGGCTCCCGAATGGCGGGCCGCGAAGGACCGCATCGCCAGCGACATGCAGAGCCAGGGAACGATGCCCATTCTGCGGGGGTTCGCCTTTATATTGCTCGGTGGCTACGGGGCCGAATTGTTGCTGCGCTATTTCCTGCGGCGCAGCGCGGACCGGAGTGCCGCGGATTACGGATGGGGCCTCAGCGCCTTCATGAACATCGCGCCTCTCGTGGCTTTCGCAATCGGTGGCATTGCGGTCTTCGTGCTATCCGGCTGGCCATACCGACTGGAGGCCGCGATCGCGCCGCTGCTCATTGCCTGGATCGTCGCCCGCCTGCTGATTGCTGTCGTGTCCGCTGTGTTCAAGCCGACAGCCGAGTTGGCCGTGACGCCGCAGGCGGGGGAGCATGCCACGCTTGCCCCGGACGACGCCAAGTTCTGGTTCAATCGATCCGTGTTGTTCATCTGTGCATTCGCCGTTGTGTGGGCCGTTGGCGATCTGATGCAGGCACTTTCGTTTCCGGTCGACGTTCATGACCTCGTCACGGCCGTTCTCGGGCTTGTCATTCTCGGTCTGGCGATCGACACGGTGCTTCGCCGGCCTGACCAGTCGGTGACGGCCGCGCGCCGGATGCTCCGCAATGCGATGATTATCGCCTTCCTGGTCCTGCTGTGGCTCCTTTGGGTTGCGGGCATGAAGGTGCTGTTCTGGATCGGTATCTATGTTCTCGGCTTGCCGCCGCTCTTGCGCTTTACCAGCGCGACGACGAGGACGATGCTCGACACCTCGGCGACCGACGGCATACGCGTGCTGCGCCATGTGGTGATCGAACGGGGTGCCCGGCTGGTGATCATTGGGCTCGCGGCTGCCTGGCTCGCTGTTGTCTTCCGCTTCAACGGCAGTTCGATGATGCAGGACGATGCCTTCAACCGCATCTTCCGCGGCGTGCTTGCGGGCATCGTCATACTGCTCGCGGCAGATCTCATCTGGCAACTGGCAAAGGAGCTCATCAATCAGCGTCTGAAGCAGGCGAGCGTTGACGTCGCGGACCCGGCGCAGCTCGCGCGTGATATGCGCCTGCGTACGCTGCTGCCGATCCTGCGCAACTTCCTGGCCGCCTTCATTGCCATAGTCGCGGTGCTGATGGTTCTTTCCGGCCTTGGTATCGCGATCGGTCCGCTGATCGCCGGTGCGGGGGTCTTCGGCGTCGCAATCGGCTTCGGCTCGCAGACGCTGGTCAAGGATATCATCAGCGGCATCTTCTATATGATGGACGATGCCTTCCGCGTCGGCGAATATATCCAGAGCGGCAGCTATATGGGGACCGTCGAATCCTTCAGCATCCGTTCCGTCAAGCTGCGCCATCACCGCGGACCGGTGTTCACCGTACCGTTCGGCTCACTCGGCGCCGTTCAGAACATGAGCCGCGATTGGGTGATCGACAAGTTCAAGATCAACGTTTCCTACGACACCGATGTCGCCAAGGTGAAGAAGGTGGTGAAGGGCGTCGGGGCGGCGCTGCTCGAGGATCCAGAGCTGCAGCCTATGATCATCGAGACGGTGAAGATGAAGGGCGTCGAGCAATTCGGCGATTACGGCGTCACGCTCAGCTTCGCGATGAAGACGAAGCCCGGACACCAGACCCAGGTGCGGCGGCGGGCGCAGGCCTTGATCAAGGACGCCTTCAAGGCAAACGGCATCTCGTTTGCTTCGCCGACGGTGCAGGTCGCGGGCGATGAAGCGCAGTCCACGACGGCCGCGGCCGCCGCGACCCACGACGCAATCGCAAAGAAGAAGGCTGCCTTGGCGCAAGCGGAAGGAGCGCCGACCGAATAA
- a CDS encoding DegT/DnrJ/EryC1/StrS family aminotransferase has translation MGRWPVYDEEQIEDVVSVLRSGEVNAWTGPHVRNFEAAYERFLGVKHAIALANGTVALDLALYALDLQPGDEVVVTPRSFIASASTVPMAGGVAVFADVDRDSQNITAETIRAKLTPRTKGVIVVHLAGWPCDMPAIMALARKKGLWVIEDCAQAHGAEIDGRPVGSFADIAAFSFCQDKIITTGGEGGLVAMNDEGLWKRAWSRKDHGKSYDAVFNKEHPPGFRWLHESIGTNWRMTSIQAVLGLRQLQRLLKWRDIRAHNAAILARATEGIEALRTPSPPSHLQHAWYRFYTFVRPEYLKSGWSRDRIISEINAAGVACFSGSCSEIYLEKAFTDIGMGPTERLPNARELGETSLAFLVDPALDTVAMERSAHAIRSALASASAEKTRQVAQR, from the coding sequence ATGGGACGCTGGCCAGTTTACGACGAAGAACAGATCGAAGATGTCGTGTCGGTCTTGAGGTCGGGCGAGGTGAACGCCTGGACGGGGCCACATGTGCGCAACTTTGAGGCCGCCTATGAGCGATTCCTGGGGGTGAAACACGCCATTGCGCTGGCGAATGGAACGGTCGCGCTGGATCTTGCGCTCTACGCGCTGGATCTTCAGCCGGGCGACGAGGTCGTCGTGACGCCACGCAGCTTCATAGCATCGGCCTCCACCGTGCCGATGGCAGGTGGCGTCGCCGTGTTCGCCGACGTGGATCGCGACAGCCAGAACATCACCGCCGAAACCATAAGGGCGAAACTGACGCCGCGGACCAAGGGCGTCATCGTCGTCCATCTTGCCGGTTGGCCATGCGACATGCCGGCAATCATGGCGCTGGCGCGGAAAAAGGGCCTATGGGTCATCGAGGATTGTGCGCAAGCGCATGGCGCCGAGATCGATGGCCGGCCCGTCGGCAGTTTTGCCGATATCGCGGCATTCTCCTTCTGCCAGGATAAGATCATCACCACCGGCGGGGAGGGCGGCCTTGTAGCCATGAACGACGAAGGCCTCTGGAAGCGTGCGTGGAGCCGCAAGGACCATGGGAAGTCCTACGACGCGGTCTTCAACAAAGAGCATCCTCCCGGTTTTCGCTGGCTGCACGAATCCATAGGAACGAACTGGCGAATGACGTCCATCCAGGCAGTTCTGGGCCTGCGCCAACTGCAGCGCCTTTTAAAGTGGCGCGACATACGCGCCCATAACGCGGCAATTCTTGCAAGGGCGACCGAGGGCATCGAGGCGTTGCGGACGCCATCGCCGCCGAGCCACCTCCAGCATGCCTGGTACCGCTTCTACACCTTCGTACGGCCCGAATATCTCAAGTCCGGGTGGAGCCGGGATAGGATTATCAGTGAGATCAACGCCGCCGGCGTCGCCTGTTTCAGCGGAAGTTGTTCTGAAATCTATTTGGAGAAGGCGTTCACCGATATCGGCATGGGCCCGACCGAGAGGCTGCCCAATGCACGGGAACTCGGTGAGACAAGCCTCGCTTTTCTCGTCGACCCTGCCCTCGATACCGTCGCCATGGAGAGAAGCGCGCATGCGATACGTAGCGCGCTTGCAAGCGCCAGCGCGGAGAAGACGAGGCAGGTGGCGCAGCGATAG
- a CDS encoding sugar transferase has translation MRRSAAFRRAIESLFAAVALVLCLPLMGLTAIVVWINLGRPLFFTQVRAGVGMRAFTILKFRTMTQARGPDGELLADELRQTKLTALLRRLRFDELPQLLSILRGDMSLVGPRPLPLGTVAAFGELGRLRCLVPPGLTGWAQVNGNTRLSADQKIALDLWYVGHASLRLDGLILLMTLKTIVLGEKVHREHLKMAEEYLARRANLPG, from the coding sequence TTGCGACGGTCGGCAGCTTTCAGGCGCGCCATCGAGTCTCTGTTTGCGGCTGTCGCTCTCGTCCTGTGCCTGCCCTTGATGGGTCTGACAGCGATCGTCGTCTGGATCAACCTTGGCCGGCCACTGTTTTTCACGCAGGTGCGTGCCGGCGTCGGGATGCGGGCCTTCACGATATTGAAGTTCCGCACCATGACGCAGGCGCGAGGACCGGACGGCGAACTGTTGGCCGACGAATTGCGGCAAACGAAGCTGACAGCCCTTTTGCGACGGTTGCGCTTCGATGAACTGCCGCAACTGCTCTCGATTCTGCGCGGCGACATGTCGTTGGTAGGGCCGCGGCCGCTGCCGTTGGGAACCGTTGCCGCCTTCGGCGAGCTTGGCCGTCTTCGTTGCCTCGTCCCGCCGGGGCTGACAGGCTGGGCGCAGGTCAATGGCAACACGCGTCTGTCGGCAGACCAGAAGATCGCTCTCGATCTCTGGTACGTCGGACATGCCAGCTTGCGTCTCGATGGACTTATTCTCCTCATGACATTGAAAACGATCGTCCTTGGCGAAAAAGTGCACCGCGAGCATCTGAAAATGGCGGAGGAGTATTTGGCAAGGCGCGCCAATTTGCCGGGCTGA